A window of the Hordeum vulgare subsp. vulgare chromosome 5H, MorexV3_pseudomolecules_assembly, whole genome shotgun sequence genome harbors these coding sequences:
- the LOC123398746 gene encoding uncharacterized protein LOC123398746 isoform X2: MCGGTAVPPHATHDSSSSPPPYILPLPRAAIFPTPLDFSSHSSTQLRHLRAMASPRRRRGNSMAYQRRDDNGGGSVAGTRGRRWCSRNGSVIAGAVTAQSIMVHDHHQDDVDNFVEPLPRNRAVSPGKEGDEKKKRVSCNRASQERLTILTKGLSEDQKKDAGEMRMMSLMDVL; encoded by the exons ATGTGTGGTGGAACTGCCGTCCCTCCGCACGCCACGCACGACTCCTCTTCATCCCCTCCCCCGTATATTCTTCCCCTTCCGCGCGCTGCAATTTTCCCCACCCCGCTCGACTTCTCTTCTCATTCCTCCACTCAACTCCGCCATTTGAGAGCAATGGCAAGTCCTAGGCGGAGAAGAGGCAATTCCATGGCGTATCAGAGGAGAGACGACAACGGTGGCGGAAGTGTCGCCGGTACTCGTGGCCGGCGGTGGTGCTCACGCAACGGGAGCGTCATCGCCGGAGCAGTCACCGCACAGAG CATCATGGTTCACGACCACCACCAAGACGATGTCGACAACTTCGTGGAGCCACTACCACGGAATCGTGCCGTTAGTCCCGGGAAAGAAGGTGATGAG AAGAAGAAACGTGTATCGTGCAATAGGGCTTCACAAGAACGGTTGACTATATTGACCAAGGGTCTTAGTGAAGACCAGAAGAAAGATGCCGGTGAGATGAGGATGATGTCTTTGATGGATGTTCTATGA
- the LOC123398746 gene encoding uncharacterized protein LOC123398746 isoform X1, whose translation MCGGTAVPPHATHDSSSSPPPYILPLPRAAIFPTPLDFSSHSSTQLRHLRAMASPRRRRGNSMAYQRRDDNGGGSVAGTRGRRWCSRNGSVIAGAVTAQSIMVHDHHQDDVDNFVEPLPRNRAVSPGKEGDEVLPPPPFPHVLLCYRYFIHFSLVFLSILNMTRITVFLFFRRRNVYRAIGLHKNG comes from the exons ATGTGTGGTGGAACTGCCGTCCCTCCGCACGCCACGCACGACTCCTCTTCATCCCCTCCCCCGTATATTCTTCCCCTTCCGCGCGCTGCAATTTTCCCCACCCCGCTCGACTTCTCTTCTCATTCCTCCACTCAACTCCGCCATTTGAGAGCAATGGCAAGTCCTAGGCGGAGAAGAGGCAATTCCATGGCGTATCAGAGGAGAGACGACAACGGTGGCGGAAGTGTCGCCGGTACTCGTGGCCGGCGGTGGTGCTCACGCAACGGGAGCGTCATCGCCGGAGCAGTCACCGCACAGAG CATCATGGTTCACGACCACCACCAAGACGATGTCGACAACTTCGTGGAGCCACTACCACGGAATCGTGCCGTTAGTCCCGGGAAAGAAGGTGATGAGGTTCTCCCCCCGCCCCCGTTCCCCCATGTTTTATTGTGTTATAGGTATTTCATTCATTTCTCACTGGTATTTTTAAGCATATTAAACATGACAAGAATAACAGTGTTTCTATTTTTTAGAAGAAGAAACGTGTATCGTGCAATAGGGCTTCACAAGAACGGTTGA
- the LOC123398746 gene encoding uncharacterized protein LOC123398746 isoform X3: MCGGTAVPPHATHDSSSSPPPYILPLPRAAIFPTPLDFSSHSSTQLRHLRAMASPRRRRGNSMAYQRRDDNGGGSVAGTRGRRWCSRNGSVIAGAVTAQSIMVHDHHQDDVDNFVEPLPRNRAVSPGKEGDEVLPPPPFPHVLLCYRRRNVYRAIGLHKNG; encoded by the exons ATGTGTGGTGGAACTGCCGTCCCTCCGCACGCCACGCACGACTCCTCTTCATCCCCTCCCCCGTATATTCTTCCCCTTCCGCGCGCTGCAATTTTCCCCACCCCGCTCGACTTCTCTTCTCATTCCTCCACTCAACTCCGCCATTTGAGAGCAATGGCAAGTCCTAGGCGGAGAAGAGGCAATTCCATGGCGTATCAGAGGAGAGACGACAACGGTGGCGGAAGTGTCGCCGGTACTCGTGGCCGGCGGTGGTGCTCACGCAACGGGAGCGTCATCGCCGGAGCAGTCACCGCACAGAG CATCATGGTTCACGACCACCACCAAGACGATGTCGACAACTTCGTGGAGCCACTACCACGGAATCGTGCCGTTAGTCCCGGGAAAGAAGGTGATGAGGTTCTCCCCCCGCCCCCGTTCCCCCATGTTTTATTGTGTTATAG AAGAAGAAACGTGTATCGTGCAATAGGGCTTCACAAGAACGGTTGA
- the LOC123398746 gene encoding uncharacterized protein LOC123398746 isoform X4, whose protein sequence is MCGGTAVPPHATHDSSSSPPPYILPLPRAAIFPTPLDFSSHSSTQLRHLRAMASPRRRRGNSMAYQRRDDNGGGSVAGTRGRRWCSRNGSVIAGAVTAQSIMVHDHHQDDVDNFVEPLPRNRAVSPGKEEEETCIVQ, encoded by the exons ATGTGTGGTGGAACTGCCGTCCCTCCGCACGCCACGCACGACTCCTCTTCATCCCCTCCCCCGTATATTCTTCCCCTTCCGCGCGCTGCAATTTTCCCCACCCCGCTCGACTTCTCTTCTCATTCCTCCACTCAACTCCGCCATTTGAGAGCAATGGCAAGTCCTAGGCGGAGAAGAGGCAATTCCATGGCGTATCAGAGGAGAGACGACAACGGTGGCGGAAGTGTCGCCGGTACTCGTGGCCGGCGGTGGTGCTCACGCAACGGGAGCGTCATCGCCGGAGCAGTCACCGCACAGAG CATCATGGTTCACGACCACCACCAAGACGATGTCGACAACTTCGTGGAGCCACTACCACGGAATCGTGCCGTTAGTCCCGGGAAAGAAG AAGAAGAAACGTGTATCGTGCAATAG
- the LOC123398747 gene encoding uncharacterized protein LOC123398747, with the protein MLSPLLLLRIMFPIFQSLAPNNLVDKCGHHHTTCTDLKHQRFEVLESLRSGDDTILTSHVDFFINILKETWNRHHGSSNVQSSHFPIEYVLTTKQGNGYDCGYHMLEYLAKWQGIKVPSIRKACVAELHKILTWNWVTNGDFNKRPSPWDFIEEAVKPARKKYK; encoded by the exons ATGTTAAGCCCCCTTCTTTTGTTGCGGATCATGTTCCCCATATTCCAATCCCTTGCACCAAATAATCTAGTTGATAAGTGTGGTCACCACCACACCACATGCACTGACCTCAAGCACCAACGGTTCGAGGTGCTTGAATCACTTCGTTCAGGAGATGATACCATCCTCACTTCCCATGTTGATTTCTTTATCAACATCCTCAAAGAAACATGGAACCGTCATCACGGAAGCTCAAATGTCCAGAGCAGTCACTTCCCAATCGAGTATGTCTTGACCACCAAGCAAGGCAACGG GTATGATTGTGGCTATCACATGTTGGAATACCTTGCAAAGTGGCAAGGAATAAAGGTTCCTTCCATCAGAAAAGCATGTGTAGCTGAGCTCCATAAAATCTTGACGTGGAACTGGGTGACGAATGGAGATTTCAACAAGCGGCCTTCACCATGGGATTTCATTGAGGAAGCTGTCAAACCCGCCCGCAAGAAGTACAAGTGA